GGCCGAGAACCCGAAGATCACCGTCAACCTCGTCTCCCCGCCAACGGAGCAGGCCGACCAGAAGATCCAGCAGATGCTGCAGTCCGGCAAGGGCGTCGACGTGCTCGAGGTGCGCGACATCACCGTCGGTCCCTTCACGAACAACGGCTGGCTGCGCGACCTGTCCTCCGACCTCGAGAAGTGGGACGGATGGGACGCTCTCACCGACAACGCGAAGTCGGCGTCCGTGGCCGCCGACGGCAACCGCTACTTCGTGCCCTACGGCTTCTACGGGCTGTCGCTGTTCTACCGCACCGACCTCGTCGAGGCCGCCGGGTTCGACGGACCTCCGCACAGCTGGAAGGAGCTGCTCGAGCAGGCGACCGCGATCCAGGACCCGTCGAACAACATCTACGGCTACGCCTTCCGGGGCGGGCAGAACGCCAACAGCAACGTCGTCGCCGCCATCGAGGCCTACACGATCGACGGCCTCGACGTCGACGACGCCTTCCGCATGGAAGACGGCTCGACGATCTTCGCCGCACCGGAGGCCCAGGAGGCCGTCGACGACTACTTCGCCCTGTTCGAGAAGGCGTCGCCGCCGTCTGCCGTGTCGTGGGGCTACCCCGAGATGGTCGCCGGCTTCACGAACGGCACGACCGCGTTCCTCCTGCAGGATCCCGAGGTCATCGCCACGGTGCAGGACTCGTCGCTCTCCGAAGACCAGTGGGACACGGCTCCGCTCCTCGTCGGCCCGACCGGCAAGGCCGCGCAGCCCCTCGCGGTCGCCGGCTGGGGCGTCGCCGAGGCGAGTGAGCACGCCGACGCGGCCGTGAAGCTCGTCGAGTTCCTGTCGTCGGAGGAGCCGGCGACCGAGTTTGCCCAGGCCAACAGCCTCGTGCCGATCATCGCCTCCGCCGCCGACGACGAGTTCTACTCGTCCGGCCCGTGGACGAGCTACGTCACGATGACCGAAGACCCCGACACCTACGTCAACGTGCGCCAGCCGCGCGGCGTGAGCTGGTGGACCGAATGGATCCAGAAGTCCGACCAGGACGTGCAGAACGTGCTGCTGGGCAACATGACCACGACCGAGCTCCTCGAGTCGTGGGACGCCTTCTGGACGGAGAAGTACGCCGCGGAGAAGGGATGACCGTGGCATCCGCCCGCACGAGGGGAGGCACCGTCGGCACCGCCGGCGGCGCCTCCTCCCGCCGCCGTCCGTTCCGCGGCCGACACGCGCTCACGCTCCTCGGGTTCATGCTCCCGGCGATCGTGTTCGTGTGCTGGTTCACCTACTGGCCGATGCTGCAGGGTGCCCGCATGGCGTTCCACGACTGGAACCTGTGGGACCTCACGTCGACGCCGTTCGTCGGCTTCGACAACTTCCTCGCCGTGTTCCGCGACCCGGCCTTCCCAACGGTGGCGGCCAACTCGGTGCTGTGGGTGGTGGGCTCGCTCGTGCCGCAGCTCGTCATCGGCTTCCTCATCGCGCTCGCACTGCGCAAGAGGTTCCGCTTCCGCGGTCTCTACCAGGCGCTGGTCTTCTTCCCGTGGGCGGTCTCCGGATTCCTCATCGGGATGCTGTTCCGCTGGATGTTCAACGCCGAGTTCGGCGTCGTGAACGACCTGCTCATGAAGGCGGGCATCATCGACGCGCCGCTGCCGTGGCTGGCCGACCCGAAGCTCGCGATGTTCGCGGTGATCGTCGCCAACATCTGGTACGGCGTGACGTTCTTCGCGATCATGATCCTCGCGGCGCTGCAGTCGGTTCCCGACGAGGTGCTCGAGGCGGCCAGCCTCGACGGTGCGGGCAAGGTCCGGCAGCTGTTCTCGATCATCATCCCCTACATCTCGATGACGCTGCTCCTCACTGTCCTCCTCCGGGTCATCTGGATCTTCAACTTCCCCGACATCATCTACGCGATGACGAACGGCGGACCGGCGAACCAGACGCACATCATCACGACCTGGATGATCAACTACACGCAGCAGGGCAACTACGGCATCGCGAGCGCCATCGGCCTGATCGTCGTCGCGTTCCTGTTCGTGTTCTGCGCGTTCTACCTGATGGCGATGCGGAGGGTCCAGCGATGACGATCACCGGAACCACCATGACGGCGACCCGCAGGATCACCGTTCCCGACCCGGCATCCGCCCCTCGCCCCAAGGCGCGGGTCAGCGTCGGCGGGATCGTGCGCGTCGTCGGGCTCGGCCTGTGGCTCGTGATCACCCTGTTCCCGCTGTACTGGATCGCGCTGACGTCGTTCAAGTCACCGGGCACGATCAACGCGTTCCCGATCGAGTACTGGCCGAGCGAGCCGTCGCTGCAGAACTACATCAGCCTGTTCGAGAAGAGCTCCTTCGGCGTCTTCCTCGGCAACTCGGCACTCGTGGCGGTGATCGGCGGAGGGGTCGCGACGCTCATCGCGCTGCTCAGCGCGTACGTGCTGGCGCGTTTCGAGTTCCGGGGGAAGGGCGCGATCCTCATCGCGTTCCTCCTCACGCAGATGATCCCGGCGTTCATCGCGCTCGGCCCGCTGTACTCGATGATGACCGACCTCGGCCTCGTCGACACCAAGCCCGGTCTGATCCTCGTGTACATCGCCATCTGCATCCCCTTCTCGACGGTCATGCTCCGCGGGTTCTTCGAGAACGTCCCCGACGCGCTCGAAGAGGCCGCCATGATCGACGGATGCTCGCGCCTCGGAGCCCTGTTCCGGGTGCTGGTCCCGGTGATGACGCCCGGCATCATCGCGGCGTTCATCTTCAACTTCGTCAACTGCTGGAACGAGCTGTTCCTCTCGGTGGTGCTGATGAACACCGACGCGAACCGCACGGTCCCGTCGGCGCTGAACGGCTTCATCTCGACGTTCAACATCGACTGGGGTTCGATGTCGGCCGCGGCCGTGCTGACCATCCTGCCGACCATGGCGATGTTCGCCCTGGCGAGCCGCTGGATCGTGCAGGGGCTGACCGCGGGAGCCGTGAAGGAGTAGCCGTTCCGGGCGCACCGGGCGGCCTCGTCGAGACCTCGGCCGGAGCGCTCCTCCCCCAGATGCAGAAGACCCCCGCGTGCCGAGGCCGCGGGGGTCTTCTGGTCTGCTCAGACGAGTCCGGATGCTCGGACGAGCCGGTGCATCAGACGAGTCCGCCGACTCAGACGAGCCGGCTCTTCGGCGACACGGAGTAGGTGTTCTCGGCATCCCGGTTGACGACGTCGCCCAGTGCCGTGTCGATCGCCGCCATGGTGTCGGCATCCAGCTTCACGCCGGACGCCTTGACCGTGTCGGCGAGCTGCTCCGGACGTGAGGCGCCGACCAGGGCGGCTGCGACGTTCGGGTTCTGCAGCACCCATGCGATCGCGAGCTGCGGCATCGTGAGCCCCGCCTGCTCCGCGACCGGCTTGAGCTTCTGCACCGCGGTGAGAATCTCGTCGCGCAGGAAGTCCTTGATGAAGTGCGATCCGGAGTGCGGGTCGGTCGCCCGCGAGCCCTCCGGCACCGGCTGGCCGGGGATGTACTTGCCGCTGAGCACGCCCTGCGCCATCGGCGACCACACGATCTGCGAGATGCCGAGCTCCTCGGATGCCGGCACGACCTTGCCCTCGATCACCCGCCACAGCATGGAGTACTGCGGCTGGTTGGAGATGAGCTGGATGCCGAGCTGCTTCGCGAGCGCGTGCCCCTCGCGCAGTTGCTCGGCGGTCCACTCCGAGACGCCGATGTAGAGCGCCTTGCCCTGCCGGACGACATCCGCGAAGGCCTGGAACGTCTCCTCCAGCGGCGTCTCATAGTCGAAGCGGTGCGCCTGGTAGAGGTCGACGTAGTCGGTGCCGAGGCGCTTGAGCGAGCCGTTGATGGACTCCATGATGTGCTTGCGGCTGAGGCCGGTGTCGTTGGGGCCCTTGGGGCCGGTCGGGAAGTAGACCTTCGTGAAGATCTCGAGGCTCTCGCGGCGCTGCCCTTCGAGGGCCTTGCCGAGCACGACCTCCGCTGCCGTGTTGGCGTAGGTGTCGGCGGTGTCGAACGTGGTGATGCCGGCGTCGAGCGCGGCGTGGACCGTCTTGACCGCGGCGTCGTCGTCGACCTGCGACGCGTGCGTGACCCAGTTGCCGTAGGTGATCTCCGAGACCTTGAGACCGCTGTTGCCGAGATAGCGATAGTTGACCATGCGTCCACGCTACTCCCGCCCGCGCATCCGCCGACCCGGTGCGATACCGCCGACCCGGTGCGATGCGCGCGCACGTCCCGTACCGGGTCGACGACACAGTACAGGGTCGCCGCGCCAGCGCCCCCGACCAGCGCGAGGACCCGCGTCAGACCGGCTGAGCAGTGGCGGATGCCGATGACGCGGTGACGATGTCGGCGCGGTCACGGAAGCCCTCGGCCGTGACCTTGTCGAGGTCGACCTGCTTGCGGATCGCCGCCGCGCGCTCATAGAGCGTGGGCTCGCCGTACGACGTCAGCACCTTCACGAGCACGGGCAGCAACTCGATCATGAAGAACAGCGCCGCGATCAGCCAGTGGGCCCACAGGATCGTCGGCTCCTTCTCACTGAGCCGGTTCAGTCCGCTGATCTGGCTGAGGAGCCCGACCGCTCCGGCATTGCCCTGCGCCACGGCATCCGTCCTCGCGTTGTATGCGGCGAGCGCGGACTCGTAGGTCTTCTGCGCAGCGGGCAGCTGAGCCTGCGCCTCCTCGCGATTCTGCTTCTCCGACGAGGCGGTGTTCTCCTTGGCCGACGTGCTCGCCGCCGCCAGCTCGTCGTTGGCTGTGCGCAGCTGCGCCGCGAGTGCGTCGTAGGTCTGCTGCGCCTCGGCGAGCTGGGTCTTGGCTGCGTCGGAGCTCGCGCCCTGGCCGTTCACGCCCGTGCATCCTGGCACCGTGCCCGCCCCCTCGCCGGTGAGCTCGCACTGGTAGAGAGCTCGCGCCTGGTCGATCACCGTCTGCTGGGCCGTCATCTTGGCGGTGAGGTCGTCGACGGTGGCCTGCGCGGCCGCCTCGCTCGCCGACGCCGAGTCCGTGCCGGCGACGATGCCCGTCGCCGCCTGGTTCTGCAGTTCCGCGAGCCGATCGGATGCCGCGTCCAGCGCCTTCTTCTCGGGGCCGTTCTCCAGTGCATCCTGGTCGGACTGCGCCTGGGTGATGTTCGTGGACGCGACCTCGCGGGCGATGTCGTTGTGGAAGATCTGCAGCACGAGGGGCTCGGCGACGACGAAGCCGATGATCGCGGCCATGATGACACGCGGGATGGCGAGGCCGATGAGCCGCCACACGTTCTTCGTCGACGACATGGTCGAGGTCAGGAAGCGGTCGAGGTTGAAGATGATGAGCGCCCACACGAGCGCGAGCGGCACCGCCAGCCAGATCGCGGCCTGCACGCCGGTCGTGAGGGCGAACAGCATGGAGATCGCCGAGACGAGCGCGGTGCCGGCGAGCACGAAGAACATCTGCACGAAGCGCGGCGTCTCTCCGGGCACGCGGTCGAGGATCTCCCCCTCCGCGCCGCCGAGGATCGCGAGAGTGCGCAGTCGGGAGCCGGGAACGCGCGACTTCTTCTCCCGGCGGGGGCGCGGTGCCTTCGTCGGGCGGGCGGATGCCGTCTCGGCATCGGTGCCGTCGTGGTCCGCGGGGTCGATGACCGCGGTCGGGTGCGTCGTCGTGTCGGCGCCGCCGTCGTCAGAGGCCGGCGCGCTGCCGGTCGGCTCGTACGCGCGGAGGAAGTCGAGGTCGTCGTCGGTGACCGAGCCTTCGGGACCGTCGGTCTCGAACGTGATCCGACCCTGGGAGTCCATCCGGCCCGGGCGATGCGCGGAGTAGTCCATCCTTCGAGGGTAGGAAAGGCCGCCTGTGGATACCCCGGACGATCCCTGCACGGCTTCCCAGGTTCGGGGTGCGCCTTCTCGCGGGCGGTGACAGGCTGGGAACATGAAGACGCTGCTTCTCGCGCGGCACGCGAAGTCCGACTGGAGCCTCTCCGGCGTGGGCGACCACGAGCGTCCTCTCAACAGGCGCGGACGCCGCGACGCGCCCGTCATGGCGACGCGGCTCGTCGACGACGGGCTCGCGCTGGACCACCTGGTCTCGAGCAGTGCGACCCGCGCGCGCAGCACGGCAGAGGCGTATGCCGCCGCGTTCCGGCTCTCCGTCGTCGAGGAGCCGCTGCTGTACGCGGCATCCGCTCGCTCGATCCTCGCGATCGCAGCTGCGCTGCCCGACGAGAGCGAGGTCGCGATGCTCGTGGGGCACAACCCCGGCATGAGCGATGCGGTGCTCGAGCTCACCGGATCGAGCGTGGGGATGCCCACGTGCGCCGTCGCAGAGTGCGCGGTCGACATCGGCTCCTGGGCCGAGCTCATCGAGGGGTCTGGGCGGATGCTGCGCCTCCGCACGCCCCGCGATGGCGAGTAGCCGCCGTCCTCCGCTCCGTCCTGTCGCCCCCTCCCCCTCGCTCACCCGCGGATCGCTGACGACGCCGGGCGGCACACGGCGCCGAGCACGGCCCGACGCCGGGCGACACCCGACGCCGGCGCGGCTCAGGCCATCGCGGCCGCGGCGGCCTCGTCCTCCGTGGTCGCGACGAGCTGTCCGCACGCGCCGTCGATCTCCTTGCCGCGGGTGTCGCGGAGGGTCGTCGGGATGCCGGCATCGTTGAGGCGCCGCACGAACTCGTCCTGCACGTCCTTCTCCGATGAGGTCCAGATCGACCCCGGCGTCGGGTTCAGCGGGATGGGGTTCACGTGCACCCAGCCACGGCCGCGGGCGTTGAGCTTCTCGGCGAGCAGGTCGGCGCGCCAGGCGTGGTCGTTCATGTCCTTGATGAGCGCGTACTCGATCGACACGCGGCGACCGGTCTTCTGGAAGTACTCGTAGGCGGCGTCGAGGGCCTCGTCGACCTTCCACCGGGAGTTCACCGGGATGAGCTCGTCGCGCAGGTGGTCGTCGGGCGCGTGGAGGGAGAGCGCGAAGGTCACGGGGATGTTCTCGTCGGCGAGCTTCTTGATCGCCGGCACGAGTCCGACGGTCGAGACCGTGATGCCGCGGGCGCTCATGCCCAGACCCTCGGGCTGCTGCGCCACCATGACGCGGACGGCGTCCATCACACGCTTGTAGTTGGCCAACGGCTCACCCATGCCCATGAAGACGATGTTGCTGACGCGCTCCATCGAGTGGTCGTCACGGCGCTTGCCGCCGAGCTCGCCGTTCGCGATGGCGCGGTTGGCCCGCACGATCTGCTCGATGATCTCGGCGGTCGACATGTTGCGGGTGAGACCCGCCTGGCCCGTGGCGCAGAAGGGGCAGTTCATGCCGCAGCCGGCCTGGCTCGATACGCACAGCGTGATCCGGCCGGGATAGCGCATGAGCACGGACTCGACGAGGGCACCGTCGTGCAGGCGCCACAGGAACTTGATGGTGTCGCCGCGGTCGGTCTCCAGGCGGCGCACCTCCGTGAGGAGCGGCGGGAGCATGCCGGCGACGAGGTCGTCGCGGATGCCGGCGGGGAGGTCGGTCATCTCCGCGGGGTCGGACGTGTAGTGCGCGAAGTAGTGGGTGGCGAGTTGCTTGGCACGGAAGCCGGGGAGCCCCAGCTCCTTCACCTTCTCGATGCGCTCGGCCGGTGTGAGGTCGGCGAGGTGCACGGGCGGCTTGCCGCGCTTAGGGCTCGCAAACTGCAGGAGAGGACGGCCTTCGGCATCCTTCTGCTGGGTCCAGCCTTCGGTGCGGGGGCGCACCTGCGTACCGCCCGTCGTGCGGATCTCCCCCTGCGGGGACGCGGATGCCGGCCGCGTCTGGCGCGTGCGGGGAGTGTCGGTCATATCTCCAGGGTACGGGCTGGCAGGTGGGAGACGGCTGGGGCGATGTCGGATGCCCTTCCTAGACTGGCTGGCATGGACCTGCTCTGGATCGCCCTCGGCGTCGCCGCCCTCCTCGTCGTCGTCTTCGTGGTTCGTGCCGCTCTCCGGTCGATGAGACCGAAGGTGCCGACTCCCGCAGCGCCGACAACGGCGATCCCGGTGATCCGCACGAGCGTTCCGCGTGCCCTGTCTCCCGCGACTGCGGCCGAGGTCGATCGTCTGGTGCGCGCAGAACAGAAGATCGCGGCGATCAAGGTGCTGCGCGACGCGACGGGCGTATCGCTGCAGGAGGCGAAGGACCGCGTCGATCGCTGGGTTCCCGGCGGCGATGCAGCGCAACAGCTGTCTCCTCCTGGCGGGCCGATCGACACCGCAGCCACTCTGTCGGGGATGCGCTCCGCGAGTGAGGTGCGCGCCACGCTTTCGCCGTCCGTCGCTGAGGAGATCGACCGGCTCGTGGTGACAGAGCAGCCCGTCGCCGCCATCAAGCTGCTCCGCGACCACACCGGATACGGACTCAAGGAGTCGAAGCACCTGGTCGAGACGTGGGGGCGCGGGCCGCGCTAGCGCCGGCTCAGCCGAAACCTCCCCCTGACCTCAGTCGAG
This Microbacterium sp. XT11 DNA region includes the following protein-coding sequences:
- a CDS encoding ABC transporter substrate-binding protein, yielding MKNKILTTVAGAGTVALLALTGCSAGGAAPADGTVTLQMVESLTNPARTELIRGLLDKFEAENPKITVNLVSPPTEQADQKIQQMLQSGKGVDVLEVRDITVGPFTNNGWLRDLSSDLEKWDGWDALTDNAKSASVAADGNRYFVPYGFYGLSLFYRTDLVEAAGFDGPPHSWKELLEQATAIQDPSNNIYGYAFRGGQNANSNVVAAIEAYTIDGLDVDDAFRMEDGSTIFAAPEAQEAVDDYFALFEKASPPSAVSWGYPEMVAGFTNGTTAFLLQDPEVIATVQDSSLSEDQWDTAPLLVGPTGKAAQPLAVAGWGVAEASEHADAAVKLVEFLSSEEPATEFAQANSLVPIIASAADDEFYSSGPWTSYVTMTEDPDTYVNVRQPRGVSWWTEWIQKSDQDVQNVLLGNMTTTELLESWDAFWTEKYAAEKG
- a CDS encoding carbohydrate ABC transporter permease translates to MTVASARTRGGTVGTAGGASSRRRPFRGRHALTLLGFMLPAIVFVCWFTYWPMLQGARMAFHDWNLWDLTSTPFVGFDNFLAVFRDPAFPTVAANSVLWVVGSLVPQLVIGFLIALALRKRFRFRGLYQALVFFPWAVSGFLIGMLFRWMFNAEFGVVNDLLMKAGIIDAPLPWLADPKLAMFAVIVANIWYGVTFFAIMILAALQSVPDEVLEAASLDGAGKVRQLFSIIIPYISMTLLLTVLLRVIWIFNFPDIIYAMTNGGPANQTHIITTWMINYTQQGNYGIASAIGLIVVAFLFVFCAFYLMAMRRVQR
- a CDS encoding carbohydrate ABC transporter permease; its protein translation is MTITGTTMTATRRITVPDPASAPRPKARVSVGGIVRVVGLGLWLVITLFPLYWIALTSFKSPGTINAFPIEYWPSEPSLQNYISLFEKSSFGVFLGNSALVAVIGGGVATLIALLSAYVLARFEFRGKGAILIAFLLTQMIPAFIALGPLYSMMTDLGLVDTKPGLILVYIAICIPFSTVMLRGFFENVPDALEEAAMIDGCSRLGALFRVLVPVMTPGIIAAFIFNFVNCWNELFLSVVLMNTDANRTVPSALNGFISTFNIDWGSMSAAAVLTILPTMAMFALASRWIVQGLTAGAVKE
- a CDS encoding aldo/keto reductase family protein, producing the protein MVNYRYLGNSGLKVSEITYGNWVTHASQVDDDAAVKTVHAALDAGITTFDTADTYANTAAEVVLGKALEGQRRESLEIFTKVYFPTGPKGPNDTGLSRKHIMESINGSLKRLGTDYVDLYQAHRFDYETPLEETFQAFADVVRQGKALYIGVSEWTAEQLREGHALAKQLGIQLISNQPQYSMLWRVIEGKVVPASEELGISQIVWSPMAQGVLSGKYIPGQPVPEGSRATDPHSGSHFIKDFLRDEILTAVQKLKPVAEQAGLTMPQLAIAWVLQNPNVAAALVGASRPEQLADTVKASGVKLDADTMAAIDTALGDVVNRDAENTYSVSPKSRLV
- a CDS encoding DUF4407 domain-containing protein, which codes for MDYSAHRPGRMDSQGRITFETDGPEGSVTDDDLDFLRAYEPTGSAPASDDGGADTTTHPTAVIDPADHDGTDAETASARPTKAPRPRREKKSRVPGSRLRTLAILGGAEGEILDRVPGETPRFVQMFFVLAGTALVSAISMLFALTTGVQAAIWLAVPLALVWALIIFNLDRFLTSTMSSTKNVWRLIGLAIPRVIMAAIIGFVVAEPLVLQIFHNDIAREVASTNITQAQSDQDALENGPEKKALDAASDRLAELQNQAATGIVAGTDSASASEAAAQATVDDLTAKMTAQQTVIDQARALYQCELTGEGAGTVPGCTGVNGQGASSDAAKTQLAEAQQTYDALAAQLRTANDELAAASTSAKENTASSEKQNREEAQAQLPAAQKTYESALAAYNARTDAVAQGNAGAVGLLSQISGLNRLSEKEPTILWAHWLIAALFFMIELLPVLVKVLTSYGEPTLYERAAAIRKQVDLDKVTAEGFRDRADIVTASSASATAQPV
- a CDS encoding SixA phosphatase family protein, producing MKTLLLARHAKSDWSLSGVGDHERPLNRRGRRDAPVMATRLVDDGLALDHLVSSSATRARSTAEAYAAAFRLSVVEEPLLYAASARSILAIAAALPDESEVAMLVGHNPGMSDAVLELTGSSVGMPTCAVAECAVDIGSWAELIEGSGRMLRLRTPRDGE
- the rlmN gene encoding 23S rRNA (adenine(2503)-C(2))-methyltransferase RlmN, which gives rise to MTDTPRTRQTRPASASPQGEIRTTGGTQVRPRTEGWTQQKDAEGRPLLQFASPKRGKPPVHLADLTPAERIEKVKELGLPGFRAKQLATHYFAHYTSDPAEMTDLPAGIRDDLVAGMLPPLLTEVRRLETDRGDTIKFLWRLHDGALVESVLMRYPGRITLCVSSQAGCGMNCPFCATGQAGLTRNMSTAEIIEQIVRANRAIANGELGGKRRDDHSMERVSNIVFMGMGEPLANYKRVMDAVRVMVAQQPEGLGMSARGITVSTVGLVPAIKKLADENIPVTFALSLHAPDDHLRDELIPVNSRWKVDEALDAAYEYFQKTGRRVSIEYALIKDMNDHAWRADLLAEKLNARGRGWVHVNPIPLNPTPGSIWTSSEKDVQDEFVRRLNDAGIPTTLRDTRGKEIDGACGQLVATTEDEAAAAAMA
- a CDS encoding ribosomal protein L7/L12 gives rise to the protein MDLLWIALGVAALLVVVFVVRAALRSMRPKVPTPAAPTTAIPVIRTSVPRALSPATAAEVDRLVRAEQKIAAIKVLRDATGVSLQEAKDRVDRWVPGGDAAQQLSPPGGPIDTAATLSGMRSASEVRATLSPSVAEEIDRLVVTEQPVAAIKLLRDHTGYGLKESKHLVETWGRGPR